The segment GGCTGTCAACGAGTTGAACGCCAAAATGGGCTTGGTCTGTGCCACCCCAACTGCTGGTTCTGCTGGTTGTTTGCCTGCCGTTCTTGGTGTTGCTATTGACAAGTTAAACTTGACAGAAGAGCAGCAACTTGACTTCCTCTTTACAGCTGGGGCCTTTGGTCTAGTTATCGCCAACAACGCCTCCATCTCAGGTGCAGAAGGAGGCTGTCAGGCAGAAGTCGGATCTGCCTCTGCTATGTCTGCCGCAGCCCTGACACTGGCAGCAGGTGGAACTCCCTACCAAGCCAGCCAAGCCATCTGCTTTGTCATCAAAAATATGCTGGGTCTGATTTGCGATCCCGTCGCTGGTCTGGTAGAAGTCCCTTGTGTCAAACGTAATGCCATGGGAGCAAGCTACGCCATGGTAGCTGCCGACATGGCACTGGCAGGAATTGAATCAAAAATTCCTGTAGATGAAG is part of the Streptococcus suis genome and harbors:
- the sdaAA gene encoding L-serine ammonia-lyase, iron-sulfur-dependent, subunit alpha — protein: MFYTIEELVQQADNFSGNVAELMIATEIELTGRSREEILTIMSRNLTVMKASIVDGLTESKSVSGLTGGDAAKLDAYMKSGKTLSDSAVLSAARNAMAVNELNAKMGLVCATPTAGSAGCLPAVLGVAIDKLNLTEEQQLDFLFTAGAFGLVIANNASISGAEGGCQAEVGSASAMSAAALTLAAGGTPYQASQAICFVIKNMLGLICDPVAGLVEVPCVKRNAMGASYAMVAADMALAGIESKIPVDEVINAMYQVGSALPTAFRETAEGGLAATPTGRRLAQEIFGEN